One genomic region from Stackebrandtia nassauensis DSM 44728 encodes:
- a CDS encoding class I SAM-dependent methyltransferase, translating into MEWVEGFYSTTGKWWADAESDVSDRDRDRAASLSRWLGPERGRVLELGSGYGNTAAAIAQAGHEVIGVEISDRIDAASRHAAPDSPRFVQADFYGVELPGRFDAVCYFNGFGIGTDADQRRLLRRIASEWLTGNGVALIDVFNPFVWASWDGDEELLRARPEAGYRHELRQLNRFDPVNGRAVDTWWRTDEPQRGFTQDLRCYTPADLRLLLEGTGLRLSAVVVGDEELDLAKPHVSHQPLLTDRHEYLAVLRPDGS; encoded by the coding sequence ATGGAATGGGTCGAGGGTTTCTACTCCACCACCGGCAAGTGGTGGGCCGATGCCGAAAGCGACGTGTCCGATCGCGACCGTGACCGGGCCGCGTCACTGTCCCGCTGGCTCGGCCCGGAGCGCGGCCGGGTGCTCGAACTGGGCAGCGGCTACGGCAACACCGCCGCCGCGATCGCGCAGGCCGGTCACGAGGTGATCGGCGTGGAGATCAGCGACCGGATCGACGCGGCGAGCCGCCATGCCGCCCCGGACTCGCCGCGCTTCGTCCAGGCCGACTTCTACGGCGTGGAGCTGCCCGGCCGCTTCGACGCGGTGTGCTACTTCAACGGCTTCGGGATCGGCACGGACGCCGACCAGCGGCGGCTGCTGCGCCGGATCGCCAGCGAGTGGCTGACGGGCAACGGTGTCGCACTCATCGACGTGTTCAATCCGTTCGTGTGGGCGAGCTGGGACGGTGACGAGGAACTGCTGCGCGCCAGACCGGAAGCCGGGTACCGCCACGAACTGCGGCAACTGAACCGATTCGATCCCGTCAACGGCCGGGCGGTGGACACCTGGTGGCGCACCGACGAACCTCAGCGCGGCTTCACCCAGGACCTGCGCTGCTACACCCCCGCCGACCTGAGGTTGCTGTTGGAGGGCACGGGGTTGCGGCTGAGTGCCGTGGTCGTCGGCGACGAGGAACTGGACCTGGCGAAGCCGCACGTCAGCCACCAGCCGCTGTTGACCGACCGCCACGAGTATCTCGCCGTGCTGCGGCCCGACGGGTCCTAG